One Bacillus sp. 1780r2a1 DNA segment encodes these proteins:
- a CDS encoding TRAP transporter large permease subunit produces the protein MGVGIWALLVFIGIIVFWNLVLKRNIAEAMLAGFIATALFGGTEFFDLIWNGLLFAGTNDVLYASVAFVFMAYVIDHTAIIASLVKILNSLLGRLPGGAAYVDTIASGIMGTLAGSNSGNTATTGSITAPWMVQSNFSRERAATIVAGNGGLGAALPPSASMFIMLGFAPIAAVVSEGDLYVALFIAGVYQIIYRIFLIMYFVKRDNIKAVSPEFIQPLREALSTGWKSTLIFLGALIPIVITIGPLAKKLMENQNIGSDAMESISLITWIPILIIFISMMVGWTKLPKTAKGWNNFLNKAIPRFSTIGALLVFAYASSQVLTDLGLAEDLTAVMDSIAISKWLMVLVISLLVALVAGPLSSTATLTAIGMVAFAAMVSAGVDPLLAVVAILVFASTEGASPPASGSIFIAASLAGASPEKTFVPLILYYVIPILLIGYFIAMGFLPVLN, from the coding sequence ATGGGGGTTGGAATTTGGGCGTTACTTGTATTTATTGGTATAATTGTGTTTTGGAATCTAGTACTTAAACGTAATATTGCAGAGGCAATGCTTGCTGGGTTTATTGCAACTGCTTTGTTCGGTGGGACGGAATTTTTCGATTTAATATGGAATGGTCTTCTCTTTGCGGGTACAAATGATGTTTTGTACGCATCTGTAGCATTTGTATTTATGGCATATGTTATTGATCACACTGCCATTATTGCTAGTCTTGTAAAAATACTGAACTCTCTATTAGGACGTCTACCTGGGGGAGCTGCATACGTTGATACAATTGCATCAGGAATAATGGGAACGCTTGCAGGTTCAAACTCAGGGAATACAGCTACTACGGGCTCTATTACTGCGCCGTGGATGGTGCAGTCCAATTTTAGTCGGGAGCGAGCTGCTACTATTGTAGCTGGTAATGGTGGCCTTGGTGCAGCGTTACCACCTAGTGCATCAATGTTTATTATGCTTGGATTTGCCCCTATTGCAGCCGTCGTGTCAGAAGGGGATTTGTATGTAGCTTTATTTATTGCGGGAGTATACCAAATAATTTATCGTATATTTCTTATTATGTATTTTGTTAAGCGTGATAATATTAAAGCGGTTTCACCGGAATTTATTCAGCCGTTAAGAGAAGCGTTAAGTACAGGTTGGAAATCAACATTGATTTTTTTGGGCGCATTAATTCCAATTGTAATTACAATTGGACCTCTTGCTAAAAAACTTATGGAAAATCAAAATATCGGCAGTGATGCAATGGAAAGTATTTCATTAATCACATGGATACCAATTCTAATTATCTTCATTAGCATGATGGTTGGATGGACTAAATTACCAAAGACAGCAAAGGGTTGGAATAACTTTTTAAATAAAGCGATTCCCCGTTTTTCCACAATAGGAGCACTACTTGTTTTTGCTTATGCTTCTAGCCAAGTGTTGACTGATTTAGGTCTTGCTGAAGATTTAACAGCTGTCATGGACTCTATTGCAATTTCTAAGTGGTTAATGGTTCTGGTAATTTCCCTTCTTGTAGCTTTAGTTGCTGGTCCACTTTCATCCACAGCTACATTAACCGCTATTGGAATGGTGGCTTTTGCAGCAATGGTATCAGCTGGAGTTGATCCTTTACTTGCAGTAGTTGCAATTCTTGTTTTTGCTTCAACAGAAGGTGCATCGCCACCTGCTTCTGGATCAATATTTATTGCGGCTTCCCTCGCAGGTGCGAGTCCTGAAAAGACTTTCGTTCCTTTAATTTTATATTATGTTATTCCAATTTTATTGATTGGTTATTTCATTGCAATGGGCTTCTTGCCAGTATTAAATTAG
- a CDS encoding prephenate dehydrogenase/arogenate dehydrogenase family protein — protein sequence MNLGFIGFGEAAFELAFGLNEQGIKKIKAYDPLWNMTEYSNLIQDRAKAANVTILESPEEIMRSSEAVIVAVPADKAYEVSRQLVSYVKGKCLYIDVSAAKPTIKKQIAANVNSVGGEFVDAAMMGPLPVYKHRVPILASGNGTDTFIEKMSIYEMNIEKVSELPGEATAAKLIRSIYMKGIVGLYIELLEAAQHYNVENLVIDSLSETINGKSFEETMNRLVTGTALHANRRSIELGGTIDMLESAQIDSSISKAAKAKIEKLALLNFKEKYQGQKPEHWKQVIEAFKVIT from the coding sequence ATGAATTTAGGATTTATCGGATTTGGTGAAGCGGCCTTTGAATTAGCATTTGGCCTCAATGAACAAGGGATTAAAAAAATAAAGGCATATGATCCGCTTTGGAATATGACAGAATATAGTAATCTCATTCAAGATCGAGCTAAAGCAGCCAACGTTACAATATTAGAGTCACCTGAAGAAATAATGAGAAGCTCCGAAGCGGTCATTGTTGCAGTCCCTGCAGACAAGGCATATGAGGTAAGTAGACAATTAGTATCATACGTTAAGGGTAAGTGCCTTTATATTGATGTTTCAGCAGCTAAGCCCACTATTAAAAAACAAATAGCAGCAAACGTAAATAGTGTTGGCGGGGAATTTGTAGATGCCGCTATGATGGGGCCTTTACCAGTTTATAAACATAGAGTACCTATTCTAGCAAGTGGTAATGGTACTGATACTTTTATTGAAAAAATGTCCATATATGAAATGAATATTGAGAAAGTAAGCGAGCTACCTGGTGAAGCAACAGCCGCTAAATTGATAAGAAGTATTTATATGAAAGGAATCGTTGGCTTATATATTGAATTATTAGAGGCTGCTCAACATTACAATGTTGAAAATCTTGTTATCGATTCATTAAGTGAGACCATTAACGGAAAAAGCTTTGAAGAAACAATGAATCGCCTTGTGACGGGAACTGCCCTTCATGCAAATCGACGTTCTATTGAGCTTGGGGGCACAATTGATATGCTAGAATCAGCTCAGATTGATTCTAGCATATCAAAAGCAGCAAAAGCTAAAATTGAAAAGCTTGCTTTACTAAATTTCAAAGAAAAATATCAAGGGCAAAAGCCAGAACATTGGAAGCAAGTCATTGAAGCATTTAAAGTAATCACATAA
- a CDS encoding MurR/RpiR family transcriptional regulator: protein MENPIVKLQQRIGELTETQRKVADYIIKHPLDVAFLTVDQLAGVVKTSTTTIMRLTFNLGYSGYTEFQKGLQENLRNQAAPQTRLEANIKGIKEADLWGRYAESQISNIQSTIDVISNEVLEDTQKAILSANRIICTGVRSGLPVAQYLTHGLNRLFGNTSLFIADLSDWADSMVGLDENDLVIAISFPRYARRIIDLTRTAKNNGVKIISITDSYSSPLASHSDIVLPCSSSSIAFHNSVVSSMFVADYIISALAINYPERTKKRLDKVNAILMDMDYHSLN from the coding sequence ATGGAAAATCCTATTGTGAAATTACAACAAAGAATTGGTGAATTAACGGAAACACAGCGAAAAGTAGCAGACTACATTATTAAACATCCGCTTGATGTAGCTTTTTTGACCGTAGATCAATTGGCAGGAGTAGTAAAGACAAGTACAACAACGATAATGCGGTTAACATTTAACCTTGGGTATTCAGGTTACACTGAATTTCAAAAAGGGCTTCAAGAAAATCTAAGAAACCAAGCTGCTCCTCAAACAAGACTTGAAGCAAATATAAAGGGAATTAAAGAAGCCGATTTGTGGGGGCGCTATGCAGAAAGCCAGATTAGCAATATCCAAAGTACCATTGATGTAATTTCCAACGAAGTGCTTGAGGATACACAAAAAGCAATCTTATCAGCAAATCGAATTATTTGTACAGGCGTTAGAAGCGGATTACCGGTTGCACAGTATTTGACGCATGGATTAAACAGGCTCTTTGGGAATACCAGTCTATTTATAGCCGATTTAAGTGATTGGGCAGATAGCATGGTTGGCCTGGACGAGAACGATTTAGTAATTGCGATTAGCTTTCCAAGATATGCTCGGCGGATTATTGACCTTACCCGAACGGCCAAAAACAATGGTGTGAAAATCATTTCAATTACTGACAGTTACTCGTCTCCGCTTGCTTCTCATTCTGATATAGTACTGCCATGCAGTTCAAGCAGCATTGCTTTTCATAATTCAGTTGTATCATCAATGTTTGTAGCAGATTATATAATCAGCGCTTTGGCAATTAATTATCCTGAACGAACGAAAAAACGCCTTGATAAGGTGAATGCAATTCTGATGGATATGGACTATCATTCGTTGAATTAA
- a CDS encoding RraA family protein, whose product MSYTAPLLSQEIIMRAKKLNTTLISDALGCTGSMDYRVKPVSSNMHVVGTALTVEMRAGDNLFLHQGIYCGGEGYVLVADGKGHVENAYLGELMAKAAKAVGIEGIVIDGLVRDKEMLSEIGLPVYAKGFIPNGPFKDGPGAINIPISCAGVTVHPGDLIVGDDDGIVVVPQEKVEDVLLKAEKKLEYEKKRLQLIDNYEESESQEKTDKTSIAPEWLAEKIKAFEY is encoded by the coding sequence GTGAGTTATACAGCACCGCTTTTGTCTCAAGAAATTATTATGAGAGCTAAGAAATTGAATACAACACTTATATCAGATGCCTTAGGATGTACAGGTTCAATGGATTATAGGGTTAAGCCAGTATCCTCAAATATGCATGTAGTTGGTACAGCATTAACAGTTGAAATGAGAGCGGGGGATAACTTGTTTTTACACCAAGGAATATACTGCGGGGGCGAAGGGTATGTGCTTGTGGCAGATGGAAAAGGGCACGTTGAAAACGCTTATTTAGGAGAGTTAATGGCTAAAGCAGCCAAAGCAGTTGGTATCGAAGGGATTGTCATTGATGGTTTAGTCAGGGATAAAGAAATGCTTAGTGAAATAGGACTTCCCGTTTATGCAAAAGGCTTCATTCCTAATGGGCCGTTTAAAGATGGTCCTGGTGCTATTAATATACCAATATCTTGTGCTGGCGTTACGGTTCACCCAGGCGATTTAATAGTTGGTGATGATGATGGTATAGTGGTTGTTCCTCAAGAGAAAGTGGAAGATGTACTTTTGAAAGCAGAAAAAAAGCTTGAATACGAAAAAAAACGTTTACAATTGATTGATAACTATGAGGAAAGTGAAAGCCAAGAAAAAACAGATAAAACAAGTATCGCACCAGAATGGTTAGCTGAAAAAATCAAAGCATTTGAATACTAA